A single Pseudomonas brassicacearum DNA region contains:
- a CDS encoding NAD-dependent epimerase/dehydratase family protein, with amino-acid sequence MSARKILVTGAAGRIGTAFWTAQADRLDLRLADIDVQKFPKSAQSFSLDVRDQSSCLEACEGIDTVIHLAADPSPDANFMTSLLPVNIVGTYNMLFAAKAQGCRRFIFASSAQAIEGYPKDVQVHEYMSPRPGNLYGVSKAFGEALASMYANDGQMTTIAVRIANVAEFQHGETHSHRDVAAFISERDVVALLRSCVDAELNGFHVIHGVSDNRYKRLSIDKTREVVAYAPIDDGFEILEGHALP; translated from the coding sequence ATGAGCGCGCGAAAAATTTTAGTCACAGGAGCGGCGGGTAGGATTGGCACTGCTTTTTGGACAGCGCAAGCCGATAGATTGGATTTGCGTCTTGCTGATATAGATGTACAGAAATTTCCGAAATCCGCACAAAGTTTCTCTCTTGATGTCAGGGATCAGTCAAGCTGCCTTGAGGCCTGCGAAGGCATCGACACCGTGATTCATCTAGCTGCTGACCCGAGTCCAGACGCTAACTTCATGACTTCCCTCCTGCCTGTAAATATTGTTGGCACCTACAACATGCTGTTCGCCGCGAAGGCACAAGGTTGCAGGCGGTTCATATTTGCGAGCAGTGCCCAGGCCATTGAGGGTTACCCCAAAGACGTCCAGGTACATGAATATATGTCGCCCAGGCCAGGAAATCTTTATGGGGTCAGCAAAGCATTTGGGGAGGCTCTCGCATCGATGTATGCAAACGATGGTCAAATGACAACCATTGCAGTCCGCATTGCAAACGTAGCCGAGTTTCAGCATGGAGAGACCCACAGCCACAGAGATGTAGCTGCATTTATCAGCGAGAGGGATGTCGTAGCTTTACTTAGAAGTTGCGTGGATGCAGAGCTGAACGGGTTCCATGTGATTCATGGCGTATCAGACAATAGATACAAGCGCCTTTCCATTGATAAGACCCGAGAAGTTGTTGCTTACGCCCCCATTGACGACGGATTCGAGATTTTAGAGGGGCATGCCCTGCCCTGA